In the Drosophila takahashii strain IR98-3 E-12201 chromosome 3R, DtakHiC1v2, whole genome shotgun sequence genome, one interval contains:
- the nerfin-2 gene encoding uncharacterized protein nerfin-2 has protein sequence MMNMNPPTHPPHPHSHLPQSLQHLGQQRQQMPALLQGHPAIPTTHFVECRALPAINETFPQFGQHRPAISLLSPLDLSLRAAASVVPITPPSTPSPPRKRQRLMSEENYLWRPHMASPAAPAGPPSNLAMQPGSSYFHHPQQQQQQQQHHHHQQYAIRSSFEGAAFNKSHFHGTKNNFEQIPAGQSSVSSPIYVEDETIVLTEDEDETVVSSHDYNEYGQSTDTEEVNDETLQVQVSDNGDDDVDEVDGEAEEDEEEEVFVDVLGSDDDEDEALNPATRLQAQLLETTALKRNELLYEDEELHNQAIDGLARLFERDFPEPELEVSELAEVQSNSGKTYTDLSGVASRVHARSPRLPPPPNPPAPSAPSAPPAPLPPPPTRPHKAERKRSKLRKHMAIDEETISPVSGTIIRKLRDDEELVVRKGDIDPAFNVVEITEEAKAILASIDNKIGDYLCQLCRTVYDDAFMLAQHRCPRIVHIEYKCSECEKVFNCPANLASHRRWHKPKADAAGGPGNPTKKRLVESGDLLQEAGRAGEDASDGIYPCHLCGKTFRRQAYLKKHQASHQMLDNLKNLDFFKAQQQQQQQLAINGHQLPDHVQLQQQQQTQGQAVSSAATYAAASLPRPPPGMPIYPPPNGKNYAGGQRFPGFPFQPFDQRRFYSLGEFYLSQHLERSSAFQYVQANHLRQLSNVAQTLMPPMPVK, from the exons ATGATGAACATGAATCCGCCGACGCACCCTCCACACCCGCATTCCCATCTCCCCCAGTCGCTGCAGCATCTTGGCCAGCAGCGCCAGCAAATGCCCGCCTTGCTGCAGGGCCACCCAGCCATACCAACCACCCACTTTGTCGAGTGCCGGGCATTACCAGCAATCAACGAGACATTTCCGCAATTTGGCCAGCATCGTCCGGCTATTTCGCTGCTCTCCCCCTTGGACCTTTCACTGCGGGCAGCGGCCAGTGTAGTGCCAATTACGCCGCCCTCGACGCCCTCGCCGCCCCGCAAGCGCCAGAGATTGATGTCCGAGGAGAATTACCTGTGGCGTCCGCACATGGCGAGTCCTGCAGCTCCTGCAGGTCCTCCTTCGAACCTGGCAATGCAGCCAGGCAGCAGCTACTTTCATCAtcctcagcagcagcagcaacagcagcaacatcatcatcatcaacaatATGCCATACGCAGCAGCTTTGAGGGCGCTGCCTTTAATAAAAGTCATTTTCACGGGACGAAAAATAACTTTGAGCAAATTCCGGCGGGTCAATCGAGCGTTAGCTCGCCCATCTACGTGGAGGATGAGACGATTGTGCTGACCGAGGACGAGGATGAAACAGTTGTCAGTTCCCATGACTACAATGAGTACGGGCAGTCCACGGACACCGAGGAAGTCAACGATGAGACACTGCAAGTTCAAGTCAGCGATAATGGCGATGATGATGTCGATGAGGTTGACggggaggcggaggaggacgaggaggaggaggtgttCGTGGATGTCCTGGGCAGTGACGATGACGAGGATGAGGCCTTGAATCCGGCCACAAGATTGCAGGCCCAATTGCTGGAGACCACGGCGCTGAAAAGGAACGAACTGCTCTACGAGGATGAGGAGCTGCACAACCAGGCGATAGATGGTCTGGCCAGGCTCTTTGAGCGGGATTTTCCGGAGCCGGAGTTGGAGGTCAGCGAACTGGCGGAGGTCCAGAGCAACAGCGGGAAAACCTACACGGATTTGAGTGGCGTGGCTAGCAGGGTGCATGCCAGATCTCCCCGTCTCCCACCGCCTCCCAATCCTCCAGCTCCATCTGCCCCctctgctcctcctgctccctTACCACCACCCCCCACTCGACCTCACAAGGCCGAACGCAAGAGGTCGAAACTAAGAAAACACATGGCCATCGATGAGGAGACCATAAGTCCCGTCTCCGGCACCATCATCCGCAAATTGCGCGACGACGAGGAGCTGGTGGTGCGCAAAGGCGACATTGATCCGGCTTTCAATGTCGTGGAAATCACCGAGGAGGCCAAGGCCATCCTGGCCAGCATCGACAACAAGATTGGCGACTATCTGTGCCAGTTGTGCCGCACCGTCTACGACGATGCCTTCATGTTGGCCCAGCACCGCTGTCCCCGCATCGTCCACATCGAGTACAAGTGCTCCGAGTGCGAGAAG GTCTTCAATTGCCCGGCCAACTTGGCCTCGCATCGCAGATGgcacaaacccaaagcggaTGCCGCCGGGGGTCCAGGTAATCCCACCAAGAAGCGACTCGTCGAGTCCGGGGATCTTCTCCAGGAGGCGGGAAGAGCTGGCGAGGATGCCAGCGATGGCATTTATCCTTGTCACCTATGCGGAAAGACCTTCCGACG TCAAGCTTACCTGAAGAAACACCAGGCCTCCCATCAGATGTTGGATAATCTCAAGAATCTGGATTTCTTCAaggcccagcagcaacagcagcagcaattggCCATCAATGGCCACCAATTGCCCGATCATgtccagctgcagcagcagcagcagacccAAGGTCAAGCAGTTTCGTCAGCCGCAACCTATGCTGCCGCctctctgccacgcccaccgcccggCATGCCCATCTATCCGCCCCCCAATGGTAAGAACTATGCGGGTGGCCAACGCTTTCCCGGCTTTCCCTTCCAGCCCTTCGACCAGCGTCGCTTCTACTCGCTGGGGGAGTTCTATCTATCACAGCACTTGGAGCGCTCCTCGGCCTTCCAGTACGTGCAGGCCAATCACCTGAGGCAGCTGTCGAATGTGGCTCAAACGCTGATGCCTCCGATGCCCGTCAAATGA
- the Alp13 gene encoding alkaline phosphatase 4 translates to MVTAQRTKEVCQIVRLKSTQVFLVAGTCLLTVMITLLCIGLMTRYEVQNEVANVADVDYWKDRVAPSQKIWYDKGIDELNEALRSSKGPQYPRNVRIFLVQGVDGRDLAALRFPTRDISQENENFLWDQFPHLVRLKNSCSQQFPCQVERVSKALWSGIPLDRVPESPTDCRDLVNATKTPLSILRQAQLAGLRTGFVTTQRITGSTGAALANTHSNYECDERMPLGSSKSGCQDIARQLISGETGKSLNVIIGGGRQMLSSLVPVSKWDPVDELLCESSDGRNLLKEWRNHKLRESKINPIKFELVQRTDELESLNASSFDHILGIMANGDLSGNAKAPSLQLMVEKSIELLKKPGQGYLLIVEQFIQSGMDKRKELQLLNDTLANLHKDQDALTLVLLTNAMYPKPTLDVSEETETIEHLSDTFNASELEMQQRLYQMPSESLLFARGPKSAIFHGIRKETFLAHAVSHVLSRSRTKP, encoded by the exons ATGGTAACCGCACAACGGACCAAGGAGGTTTGCCAAATAGTTCGGCTGAAGTCCACACAGGTATTCCTGGTGGCCGGAACATGTTTGCTAACAGTGATGATCACACTGCTCTGCATTGGCCTTATGACCCGCTACGAGGTACAGAACGAGGTGGCCAACGTGGCGGATGTGGACTATTGGAAGGACAGGGTGGCGCCATCGCAGAAAATCTGGTATGACAAGGGCATCGATGAGCTCAACGAGGCGCTGAGATCTTCCAAGGGTCCGCAGTATCCCAGAAACGTGCGGATATTTCTGGTACAGGGTGTCGATGGCCGGGATTTGGCGGCCCTTCGATTTCCAACTAGAGATATTAGCCAGGAAAATGAGAACTTTCTTTGGGATCAGTTTCCCCATTTGGTTCGCTTGAAGAACAGCTGCAGTCAGCAGTTTCCCTGTCAAGTGGAGAGGGTTTCCAAAGCTCTTTGGTCGGGAATACCTTTGGATAGAGTCCCCGAAAGTCCGACGGATTGTAGAGACTTGGTAAATGCAACAAAAACCCCTCTGAGTATTCTTCGCCAGGCTCAATTGGCTGGTCTGCGAACTGGTTTTGTGACCACACAAAGGATTACAGGATCTACAGGAGCTGCCTTGGCGAATACCCATAGCAACTATGAGTGCGATGAAAGAATGCCACTGGGCTCCTCAAAATCAGGTTGCCAGGATATAGCCCGTCAGCTGATCTCCGGTGAGACTGGTAAATCCCTGAACGTAATCATTGGCGGCGGTAGGCAAATGCTGAGCAGTCTGGTGCCCGTCAGCAAGTGGGATCCTGTGGATGAGCTACTCTGCGAGTCCAGCGATGGTCGCAATCTGCTGAAGGAGTGGAGAAACCACAAACTCAGGGAGAGCAAAATTAATCCTATAAAATTCGAACTGGTACAGCGCACCGATGAGCTGGAGTCTCTGAATGCCAGCAGTTTTGATCATATACTGGGCATAATGGCAAATGGAGATTTAAGCGGAAATGCAAAGGCCCCAAGTCTGCAATTAATGGTAGAGAAGTCCATAGAATTGTTGAAAAAACCAGGCCAAGGCTATCTACTCATAGTGGAGCAGTTTATTCAGTCGGGCATGGACAAAAGAAAGGAACTGCAGCTTCTGAACGACACTCTGGCTAATCTTCACAAGGATCAGGATGCTCTTACTCTAGTTCTCTTGACCAATGCCATGTATCCAAAGCCAACTTTGGATGTGAGTGAGGAAACGGAGACAATAGAACACCTTTCGGATACTTTCAATGCGTCGGAATTGGAAATGCAACAAAGACTTTATCAAATGCCATCCGAAAGTTTACTTTTCGCTCGGG GACCAAAGTCTGCCATTTTTCATGGAATTCGAAAGGAAACCTTCCTAGCACATGCTGTTTCCCATGTCCTCAGCAGAAGTAGAACTAAAccttaa